Proteins encoded in a region of the Vicia villosa cultivar HV-30 ecotype Madison, WI linkage group LG5, Vvil1.0, whole genome shotgun sequence genome:
- the LOC131604843 gene encoding uncharacterized protein LOC131604843 has protein sequence MDDRLEDMMRDTGQDSFKRAHAYDSLCIDKDKLYPGCTNFTRLSTVLKFFNLKEINGWTDKSFTELLELLTQMLLEGNILPSRYYEAKKILCPMGLEYEKIHACPNDCILYRKEYVSYNHCLKCKASRYKKRHGESSDDEEVKKGPPAEVVWHLPIISRFERLFSNADDAKNLRWHAEERKCDGQIRRVADSLQWKEIDSLFPNFGKESRNLRLGLSIDGMNPFGNLNTNHSSWPVLLMIYNLSPRLCMKRKYVMLSMMSSDSRQPGNDIDVYLSPLIDDLKVLWEEGVDVFDAHSGEQFNVCAMLFCTIKDFLAYGNLSWYNVKGHKACSICEKDTCYHQHEKGKKTVYLGHQKFLNRYHPYRRLRKAFNEEQEHGVAPKPLTGEQVYQRQQGITVVFGKYQKRSIVKNIWKKRSVFFDLPYWSSLEVDSSDHVANVDMCIDKYMDDSTDNPFSSSKPNKRRVRGPTLMIQIDKFHQTGEKIKVEFDLRTYEYYCVKDKDGKIKDPLKKEWIKYAGERWRGFKTEITNGYVNNPKKDLTPAHVRKKVEKGRENVARNVYPHDSLVEEDEKGVFVPHGCNDILTAAIRKSEHGGRVSGVGIE, from the exons ATGGATGATCGTCTGGAAGACATGATGCGTGATACTGGACAAGATTCGTTTAAGAGGGCACATGCATATGATAGTTTATGCATTGACAAGGATAAATTGTACCCGGGATGCACAAATTTTACACGTTTGTCAACCGTGTTAAAATTTTTTAATCTGAAGGAAATTAACGGGTGGACTGACAAAAGTTTTACCGAATTGCTTGAATTGTTGACCCAAATGCTTCTAGAAGGTAACATACTACCAAGTCGTTATTACGAGGCGAAGAAAATATTGTGTCCGATGGGTTTGGAGTatgaaaagatacatgcatgccctaatgattgcatattatacagaAAAGAGTATGTAAGCTATAATCATTGTCTGAAGTGCAAGGCGTCACGCTACAAAAAAAGACATGGTGAATCTAGTGATGATGAGGAGGTCAAAAAGGGTCCTCCCGCGGAAGTGGTATGGCACCTACCGATAATTTCAAGGTTCGAGAGATTATTCTCTAATGCAGACGACGCAAAGAATCTTAGATGGCATGcagaagaaagaaaatgtgatGGACAAATTCGTCGTGTAGCTGATTCTTTGCAATGGAAGGAAATAGATTCTTTGTTTCCAAATTTTGGCAAAGAGTCGAGAAACCTTAGACTTGGACTTTCTATTGATGGAATGAATCCGTTTGGTAATCTTAATACAAACCATTCTTCTTGGCCTGTTCTTCTAATGATTTACAACCTATCTCCTAGGCTGTGCATGAAGCGTAAATATGTTATGTTATCGATGATGAGTTCGGACTCAAGACAACCAGGAAATGACATAGATGTTTACCTAAGTCCACTGATTGATGATTTAAAAGTGTTGTGGGAGGAAGGGGTGGATGTTTTTGATGCGCATTCTGGTGAACAGTTCAATGTCTGTGCCATGTTGTTTTGCACCATTAAGGATTTTCTGGCATATGGCAATTTGTCTTGGTATAATGTTAAAGGGCATAAAGCGTGTTCTATATGTGAAAAAGACACATGTTACCATCAGCATGAAAAAGGAAAGAAGACTGTTTATCTCGGGCATCAAAAATTTCTAAATCGTTATCATCCATATCGTAGATTGCGGAAAGCTTTCAATGAGGAACAAGAGCATGGTGTTGCTCCAAAGCCCTTAACTGGAGAGCAAGTTTATCAACGACAACAGGGCATTACTGTTGTCTTTGGAAAGTACCAAAAGCGATCTATTGtgaaaaatatatggaaaaagaGGTCGGTTTTCTTCgatcttccatattggtctaGTCTTGAG GTTGATTCTAGTGATCATGTTGCAAATGTTGATATGTGTATTGATAA ATACATGGATGATTCAACCGACAACCCCTTCTCATCTAGTAAACCTAATAAAAGAAGAGTTAGAGGTCCAACTTTGATGATACAAATTGACAAATTTCATCAAACGGGTGAAAAGATAAAGGTCGAGTTTGATCTAAGAACCTATGAAT ACTATTGTGTTAAAGACAAGGATGGTAAAATCAAAGATCCGTTGAAGAAGGAATGGATTAAATATGCGGGAGAACGATGGAGAGGTTTTAAGACAGAAATCACAAACGGATATGTTAATAATCCCAAAAAAGATCTCACTCCTGCACATGTCAG GAAAAAAGTTGAAAAGGGTAGGGAAAATGTGGCTAGGAATGTATACCCACAC GATTCTctagttgaagaagatgaaaaaggTGTCTTTGTTCCACATGGATGTAACGATATCTTAACAGCAGCCATTAGAAAATCTGAGCATGGCGGTCGTGTTAGTGGTGTTGGAATCGAATAG
- the LOC131601756 gene encoding uncharacterized protein LOC131601756 isoform X5, which yields MPCLFRFTFPVCSAQLKLAYAEASSKLNCKYNLTEAFLFVAFCRGCTSDLNASQVSNATNPSPLITKCNLLAKMSMDLKNSFCLFSKIMLARCCDERVVTVYSSSGETNAFDDGGKNVSHAEDALFKIHDRVVAEELHSDQEEECGPQVTARLLVSAVR from the exons ATGCCCTGTCTGTTCAGGTTTACTTTCCCTGTCTGTTCAG CGCAGTTGAAATTAGCTTATGCTGAAGCTTCATCTAAATTAAACTGTAAGT ATAATTTGACAGAGGCATTTTTGTTTGTCGCATTTTGTCGGGGATGTACATCAGATCTCAATGCTTCTCAAGTTTCAAACGCCAC GAACCCTTCTCCTCTAATTACAAAATGTAACTTGCTGGCAAAAATGAGCATGGATTTGAAAAACAGCTTTTGTTTGTTTTCTAA AATTATGCTGGCAAGATGCTGTGACGAGCGTGTTGTTACTGTATACAGTTCGAGTGGCGAGACGAATGCTTTTGATGATGGTGGTAAGAATGTGTCTCATGCGGAAGATGCTTTGTTTAAGATTCATGATAGAGTGGTTGCTGAGGAATTACACAGTGATCAGGAGGAAGAATGCGGTCCTCAAGTGACTGCTAGGCTGTTAGTGTCGGCTGTCAGATAG
- the LOC131601756 gene encoding uncharacterized protein LOC131601756 isoform X10: MRSETKAHIRILKDDHMPLCALRSDDLVQISGDTAVVKKALHQIASRLHLNPSRTQHLLAFFVPGGYQSGGSLLGPTAGPPIVGITPLAGSYGDIKVTLVTGRSLCTRLPGMKFHPWSLQFVWFAQLETLGA, encoded by the exons ATGCGCAGTGAAACTAAGGCTCATATTCGTATACTTAAGGATGACCATATGCCTCTATGTGCCTTGCGCTCTGATGACCTGGTGCAG ATTTCCGGGGATACTGCAGTTGTGAAAAAGGCTTTGCATCAAATTGCATCTCGACTTCACCTTAACCCTTCTCGAACTCAGCATCTGCTTGCGTTTTTTGTTCCTGGCGGATATCAAAGTGGTGGTTCACTCTTGGGTCCAACTGCAGGACCTCCGATCGTGGGGATCACTCCTCTTGCTGGTTCCTATGGGGATATAAAGGTGACACTGGTGACTGGCCGCAGTCTATGTACTCGGCTCCCAGGGATGAAATTTCACCCATGGAGTTTACAATTCGTTTGGTTTGCCCAACTAGAAACCTTGGGGGCGTAA
- the LOC131601756 gene encoding uncharacterized protein LOC131601756 isoform X1 has translation MLMIQLQATCYKYNPFFLPCPVCSGLLSLSVQLKLAYAEASSKLNCKYNLTEAFLFVAFCRGCTSDLNASQVSNATNPSPLITKCNLLAKMSMDLKNSFCLFSKIMLARCCDERVVTVYSSSGETNAFDDGGKNVSHAEDALFKIHDRVVAEELHSDQEEECGPQVTARLLVSAVR, from the exons ATGCTGATGATCCAACTACAAGCTACCTGTTATAAGTATAATCCTTTTTTCCTTCCATGCCCTGTCTGTTCAGGTTTACTTTCCCTGTCTGTTCAG TTGAAATTAGCTTATGCTGAAGCTTCATCTAAATTAAACTGTAAGT ATAATTTGACAGAGGCATTTTTGTTTGTCGCATTTTGTCGGGGATGTACATCAGATCTCAATGCTTCTCAAGTTTCAAACGCCAC GAACCCTTCTCCTCTAATTACAAAATGTAACTTGCTGGCAAAAATGAGCATGGATTTGAAAAACAGCTTTTGTTTGTTTTCTAA AATTATGCTGGCAAGATGCTGTGACGAGCGTGTTGTTACTGTATACAGTTCGAGTGGCGAGACGAATGCTTTTGATGATGGTGGTAAGAATGTGTCTCATGCGGAAGATGCTTTGTTTAAGATTCATGATAGAGTGGTTGCTGAGGAATTACACAGTGATCAGGAGGAAGAATGCGGTCCTCAAGTGACTGCTAGGCTGTTAGTGTCGGCTGTCAGATAG
- the LOC131601756 gene encoding uncharacterized protein LOC131601756 isoform X11, protein MLMIQLQATCYKYNPFFLPCPVCSGLLSLSVQLKLAYAEASSKLNYLNASQVSNATIMLARCCDERVVTVYSSSGETNAFDDGGKNVSHAEDALFKIHDRVVAEELHSDQEEECGPQVTARLLVSAVR, encoded by the exons ATGCTGATGATCCAACTACAAGCTACCTGTTATAAGTATAATCCTTTTTTCCTTCCATGCCCTGTCTGTTCAGGTTTACTTTCCCTGTCTGTTCAG TTGAAATTAGCTTATGCTGAAGCTTCATCTAAATTAAACT ATCTCAATGCTTCTCAAGTTTCAAACGCCAC AATTATGCTGGCAAGATGCTGTGACGAGCGTGTTGTTACTGTATACAGTTCGAGTGGCGAGACGAATGCTTTTGATGATGGTGGTAAGAATGTGTCTCATGCGGAAGATGCTTTGTTTAAGATTCATGATAGAGTGGTTGCTGAGGAATTACACAGTGATCAGGAGGAAGAATGCGGTCCTCAAGTGACTGCTAGGCTGTTAGTGTCGGCTGTCAGATAG
- the LOC131601756 gene encoding uncharacterized protein LOC131601756 isoform X4, which yields MLMIQLQATCYKYNPFFLPCPVCSAQLKLAYAEASSKLNYNLTEAFLFVAFCRGCTSDLNASQVSNATNPSPLITKCNLLAKMSMDLKNSFCLFSKIMLARCCDERVVTVYSSSGETNAFDDGGKNVSHAEDALFKIHDRVVAEELHSDQEEECGPQVTARLLVSAVR from the exons ATGCTGATGATCCAACTACAAGCTACCTGTTATAAGTATAATCCTTTTTTCCTTCCATGCCCTGTCTGTTCAG CGCAGTTGAAATTAGCTTATGCTGAAGCTTCATCTAAATTAAACT ATAATTTGACAGAGGCATTTTTGTTTGTCGCATTTTGTCGGGGATGTACATCAGATCTCAATGCTTCTCAAGTTTCAAACGCCAC GAACCCTTCTCCTCTAATTACAAAATGTAACTTGCTGGCAAAAATGAGCATGGATTTGAAAAACAGCTTTTGTTTGTTTTCTAA AATTATGCTGGCAAGATGCTGTGACGAGCGTGTTGTTACTGTATACAGTTCGAGTGGCGAGACGAATGCTTTTGATGATGGTGGTAAGAATGTGTCTCATGCGGAAGATGCTTTGTTTAAGATTCATGATAGAGTGGTTGCTGAGGAATTACACAGTGATCAGGAGGAAGAATGCGGTCCTCAAGTGACTGCTAGGCTGTTAGTGTCGGCTGTCAGATAG
- the LOC131601756 gene encoding uncharacterized protein LOC131601756 isoform X9 — translation MPCLFRFTFPVCSAQLKLAYAEASSKLNYLNASQVSNATNPSPLITKCNLLAKMSMDLKNSFCLFSKIMLARCCDERVVTVYSSSGETNAFDDGGKNVSHAEDALFKIHDRVVAEELHSDQEEECGPQVTARLLVSAVR, via the exons ATGCCCTGTCTGTTCAGGTTTACTTTCCCTGTCTGTTCAG CGCAGTTGAAATTAGCTTATGCTGAAGCTTCATCTAAATTAAACT ATCTCAATGCTTCTCAAGTTTCAAACGCCAC GAACCCTTCTCCTCTAATTACAAAATGTAACTTGCTGGCAAAAATGAGCATGGATTTGAAAAACAGCTTTTGTTTGTTTTCTAA AATTATGCTGGCAAGATGCTGTGACGAGCGTGTTGTTACTGTATACAGTTCGAGTGGCGAGACGAATGCTTTTGATGATGGTGGTAAGAATGTGTCTCATGCGGAAGATGCTTTGTTTAAGATTCATGATAGAGTGGTTGCTGAGGAATTACACAGTGATCAGGAGGAAGAATGCGGTCCTCAAGTGACTGCTAGGCTGTTAGTGTCGGCTGTCAGATAG
- the LOC131601756 gene encoding uncharacterized protein LOC131601756 isoform X2, translated as MLMIQLQATCYKYNPFFLPCPVCSGLLSLSVQLKLAYAEASSKLNYNLTEAFLFVAFCRGCTSDLNASQVSNATNPSPLITKCNLLAKMSMDLKNSFCLFSKIMLARCCDERVVTVYSSSGETNAFDDGGKNVSHAEDALFKIHDRVVAEELHSDQEEECGPQVTARLLVSAVR; from the exons ATGCTGATGATCCAACTACAAGCTACCTGTTATAAGTATAATCCTTTTTTCCTTCCATGCCCTGTCTGTTCAGGTTTACTTTCCCTGTCTGTTCAG TTGAAATTAGCTTATGCTGAAGCTTCATCTAAATTAAACT ATAATTTGACAGAGGCATTTTTGTTTGTCGCATTTTGTCGGGGATGTACATCAGATCTCAATGCTTCTCAAGTTTCAAACGCCAC GAACCCTTCTCCTCTAATTACAAAATGTAACTTGCTGGCAAAAATGAGCATGGATTTGAAAAACAGCTTTTGTTTGTTTTCTAA AATTATGCTGGCAAGATGCTGTGACGAGCGTGTTGTTACTGTATACAGTTCGAGTGGCGAGACGAATGCTTTTGATGATGGTGGTAAGAATGTGTCTCATGCGGAAGATGCTTTGTTTAAGATTCATGATAGAGTGGTTGCTGAGGAATTACACAGTGATCAGGAGGAAGAATGCGGTCCTCAAGTGACTGCTAGGCTGTTAGTGTCGGCTGTCAGATAG
- the LOC131601756 gene encoding uncharacterized protein LOC131601756 isoform X3 — protein sequence MLMIQLQATCYKYNPFFLPCPVCSAQLKLAYAEASSKLNCKYNLTEAFLFVAFCRGCTSDLNASQVSNATNPSPLITKCNLLAKMSMDLKNSFCLFSKIMLARCCDERVVTVYSSSGETNAFDDGGKNVSHAEDALFKIHDRVVAEELHSDQEEECGPQVTARLLVSAVR from the exons ATGCTGATGATCCAACTACAAGCTACCTGTTATAAGTATAATCCTTTTTTCCTTCCATGCCCTGTCTGTTCAG CGCAGTTGAAATTAGCTTATGCTGAAGCTTCATCTAAATTAAACTGTAAGT ATAATTTGACAGAGGCATTTTTGTTTGTCGCATTTTGTCGGGGATGTACATCAGATCTCAATGCTTCTCAAGTTTCAAACGCCAC GAACCCTTCTCCTCTAATTACAAAATGTAACTTGCTGGCAAAAATGAGCATGGATTTGAAAAACAGCTTTTGTTTGTTTTCTAA AATTATGCTGGCAAGATGCTGTGACGAGCGTGTTGTTACTGTATACAGTTCGAGTGGCGAGACGAATGCTTTTGATGATGGTGGTAAGAATGTGTCTCATGCGGAAGATGCTTTGTTTAAGATTCATGATAGAGTGGTTGCTGAGGAATTACACAGTGATCAGGAGGAAGAATGCGGTCCTCAAGTGACTGCTAGGCTGTTAGTGTCGGCTGTCAGATAG
- the LOC131601756 gene encoding uncharacterized protein LOC131601756 isoform X7, whose product MLMIQLQATCYKYNPFFLPCPVCSGLLSLSVQLKLAYAEASSKLNCKYNLTEAFLFVAFCRGCTSDLNASQVSNATIMLARCCDERVVTVYSSSGETNAFDDGGKNVSHAEDALFKIHDRVVAEELHSDQEEECGPQVTARLLVSAVR is encoded by the exons ATGCTGATGATCCAACTACAAGCTACCTGTTATAAGTATAATCCTTTTTTCCTTCCATGCCCTGTCTGTTCAGGTTTACTTTCCCTGTCTGTTCAG TTGAAATTAGCTTATGCTGAAGCTTCATCTAAATTAAACTGTAAGT ATAATTTGACAGAGGCATTTTTGTTTGTCGCATTTTGTCGGGGATGTACATCAGATCTCAATGCTTCTCAAGTTTCAAACGCCAC AATTATGCTGGCAAGATGCTGTGACGAGCGTGTTGTTACTGTATACAGTTCGAGTGGCGAGACGAATGCTTTTGATGATGGTGGTAAGAATGTGTCTCATGCGGAAGATGCTTTGTTTAAGATTCATGATAGAGTGGTTGCTGAGGAATTACACAGTGATCAGGAGGAAGAATGCGGTCCTCAAGTGACTGCTAGGCTGTTAGTGTCGGCTGTCAGATAG
- the LOC131601756 gene encoding uncharacterized protein LOC131601756 isoform X6, with translation MPCLFRFTFPVCSAQLKLAYAEASSKLNYNLTEAFLFVAFCRGCTSDLNASQVSNATNPSPLITKCNLLAKMSMDLKNSFCLFSKIMLARCCDERVVTVYSSSGETNAFDDGGKNVSHAEDALFKIHDRVVAEELHSDQEEECGPQVTARLLVSAVR, from the exons ATGCCCTGTCTGTTCAGGTTTACTTTCCCTGTCTGTTCAG CGCAGTTGAAATTAGCTTATGCTGAAGCTTCATCTAAATTAAACT ATAATTTGACAGAGGCATTTTTGTTTGTCGCATTTTGTCGGGGATGTACATCAGATCTCAATGCTTCTCAAGTTTCAAACGCCAC GAACCCTTCTCCTCTAATTACAAAATGTAACTTGCTGGCAAAAATGAGCATGGATTTGAAAAACAGCTTTTGTTTGTTTTCTAA AATTATGCTGGCAAGATGCTGTGACGAGCGTGTTGTTACTGTATACAGTTCGAGTGGCGAGACGAATGCTTTTGATGATGGTGGTAAGAATGTGTCTCATGCGGAAGATGCTTTGTTTAAGATTCATGATAGAGTGGTTGCTGAGGAATTACACAGTGATCAGGAGGAAGAATGCGGTCCTCAAGTGACTGCTAGGCTGTTAGTGTCGGCTGTCAGATAG
- the LOC131601756 gene encoding uncharacterized protein LOC131601756 isoform X8: MLMIQLQATCYKYNPFFLPCPVCSGLLSLSVQLKLAYAEASSKLNYNLTEAFLFVAFCRGCTSDLNASQVSNATIMLARCCDERVVTVYSSSGETNAFDDGGKNVSHAEDALFKIHDRVVAEELHSDQEEECGPQVTARLLVSAVR; encoded by the exons ATGCTGATGATCCAACTACAAGCTACCTGTTATAAGTATAATCCTTTTTTCCTTCCATGCCCTGTCTGTTCAGGTTTACTTTCCCTGTCTGTTCAG TTGAAATTAGCTTATGCTGAAGCTTCATCTAAATTAAACT ATAATTTGACAGAGGCATTTTTGTTTGTCGCATTTTGTCGGGGATGTACATCAGATCTCAATGCTTCTCAAGTTTCAAACGCCAC AATTATGCTGGCAAGATGCTGTGACGAGCGTGTTGTTACTGTATACAGTTCGAGTGGCGAGACGAATGCTTTTGATGATGGTGGTAAGAATGTGTCTCATGCGGAAGATGCTTTGTTTAAGATTCATGATAGAGTGGTTGCTGAGGAATTACACAGTGATCAGGAGGAAGAATGCGGTCCTCAAGTGACTGCTAGGCTGTTAGTGTCGGCTGTCAGATAG